The DNA sequence GAACTTGGGAGACCGCCTTCTCCGTTTCTGGGTCCTCCGGCATAGCCATTGGCAGAATCAGTGACACAACTCGTTTTTTTTAAAACCCCTATTCGTCCACTCGCCTCGCAGCACAACCCGGAAGCGCAGCTAAAGTGCTTCTCTATTGGTGGTACTTTATTATACCCGCCCACAACGTAGGTTGCTGCCTGATCGGCCCACGTGATTGGTCAACGCCCGGCCCAACCTGATGTCCTATTGGTTGAGGCTGCCACTCCTCCCTCCGTACCGACGCCGCACTTCCGCTGGGGAGCGCATCCCGCAGGCTCCGAGCTTCCTCCACCCGGTAAGGTCTTCAGTGATAGCGCAGCCCTCCGCCCCCGCTAGTCAGTGCACCCTTCGGGGTGCGGCTGGGCTGTCTGTCACTCCTGTGACCCCGGCACAGGTCCCTGAGCAGTTCCTGGAGCCCGTGAGCTTCCGGATGTGGCCTCTGCTAGGAGGCAAAATCGGAAAGAGCCCAGTTTGGGACTCTGAGAGCTGCGGCCTCAGACACTTGACCGAGCTGGTCCTCGGTTTCCCTATCAGTACACTGAAGAGGGTGGGGTCCAGCAGCCCCGACATCGCTGGCGGGGATGATGAGTCCCTTTCACAGAAGTGGAAAatgaggcccaggcctgggacgTGATGGCCCCAAGTCGCTAGGATAGTGGAGGGGCTGGGAACCCAGAACATGCACCTTTCAGCCACCCCGGGCGGCCGCCTCTCACGCCGTCCCTCCGCTCCTCTTCCCCCTAGCTCGGCGCCATGGCGTCTCAGGGTCCTCGGCGGAGGCCGCCGCGAAGGCCCGAGACGGTGGTGCGGGGAGAGGCGGCGGAGACCGATTCGGAGCTCTCGGCGTCCTCgtcggaggaggaggagctctACCTCGGACCCTCGGGCCCGACGCGCGGCCGCCCCACCGGGCTGCGGGTGGCCGGGGAAGCCGCGGAGACGGACTCTGACCCGGAGCCGGAACCGACGGCCGCGCCGAGGGACCTGCCTCCGCTCGTGGTGCAGCGGGAGACGGCCGGGGAGGCCTGGGGTACGGAGGAGGCCCCGGCGCCCGCCCCCGCGCGCTCGCTGCTGCAGCTCCGACTGGCCGAGAGCCAGGCGCGCCTGGACCACGACGTAGCGGCCGCCGTGAGCGGCGTGTACCGCCGCGCGGGCCGCGACGTGGCCGCCCTGGCTAGTAGGCTGGCGGCCGCCCAGGCGGCAGGGTTGGCGGCCGCCCACAGCGTGCGCCTGGCGCGGGGAGACCTCTGCGCGCTGGCCGAGCGCCTGGACATCGTGGccagctgctgcctgctgcctgacaTCCGCGGCGTGCCCGGGACCGAGCCCGAGCAAGACCCAGGACCGCGGGCCTAGCCTTGACCCCACTCCCCGCCTGCCTCTGCGTCCTGGGGGATGAAGGGGGCCTTGTGACCTGGCTCATACCCTGTATAGCCCCCTTCCCATCTTGCTGTCATCCTCAGGGCCGACCCCACCCCCTGGATaacgttgtgtgtgtgtggcggggagcgggggcggtGATGGTGCTCAGTCCCACCGCTCCCGGTGGTCCTGGCCCTTCTCCCTGGTGCCTAGCCTGTATCTGAGGCTTGGCTCCAGCCCCTGGATAACTGGCCGCTCCTGCATCTGTCTCCATCTTGGGGGCTCACTGTGCCCCCCCACTTTCCTTGTGCTCTTCCTTCTAAATTTGGATTTTGCCCTCAGGGGCTGATGCTGCTTCTTCCCAGAGGAGCCCCAGCATCTATTGATGGGGGCTGCCAATCTCCTCCCTCTACAGACACCGCACTTCCTCTGGGTTGCGCATCCTGCAGACTCCGAGCTTCCTGGCACTCTCCTTCaccctcctggctctgcctccatcCTAGCTACACTTCTGGAAGTTTGTCCCCCTGGGCTGGACCCTTTTTCTgttccccagggctggccctgttCCCTCTCCTAGTTTTAGTCCTTGCCCTGCCATCTCCCGGCTGCTTCTCCTGGGGCTTAGCTCCTCCCCTTTGCCCTGATGCATCTCCTGGGTCCAGTTTACCCTTAGGATTGGTTTTGCTTCATTTTTGCGTTTCCCATCCTGCTTATACCACCTGCCTGATCCTGGGCTCTGGAAACCCTATGGTTTGTCATCAGGCCCAAGAtggggccccctcctccccactctgcaGGCTCAAGATGGCATCTCATCCAGACCCAAAAGTAGGCGGGTCCCCCGCACTCTCCAAGCCAAGGTGGCACTTTGTGCCTGAGCGTGAGACACAAAACGGGCTTCCTCCCGACTCTCCAGGCGGACAGTGGCACCCCTCAGGCACCTATACAGACTGCCCAGAAGTTGGGTGCAGTATGATACCACTTTGCAGATACGGACCACACGCATGGTGGTAGTTGACTGTTGACCCCAGGATGCTAAGAGGACTTGGATTTCTGTTCCTTCTGGCCCCAGCCCTAGTCCCTCAGCCCCATTCACGTGTATTCCCCTCCCCACTCTTTTATCCCAACCTAAAGCTGAGATCTGAGTCCCAGGATGGAGAAGTGTGGGAGGACGCTCTATGGCAGATTCATTAAAAGGCAAAACATTGACTGAAATGGTCAGTTCCTCTTGCCTCCCCACttaggctgggggtggggttggtTAGCAATTTCTCTGAGAATGGGGCTCCCGAGAGAGATCCTTCCTGCCTGGCCTATTGAAGGTGAAGCTGCAGCTGAAAATGAGGGCCCctagtttgtttggtttttgccTGGTTCTGcgtttatttgtattttgttaaCATACATTTACTGGCCACCTGTTCTGTGCTGGGCACGGGATGCAACAACCAGTACAGACCCTCACTGAGCTCACAGCCCACTGGGAGAGACGGACGTTAATAAAATATTCTCGTAAACAGATGGATAGTTTTGATAATTATGATTTACAGTTTAGATTTAACTGTTCCGGCACTGTGATTTGTGTCATCAAGAGGTACAGGAGTTTTGCGAGGGTGTAACAGATCTGGCTGACCTTGTTTGGGGAGACAGACGGGGAGGTCAGCTGGCTTTGCCGAGGAAGCAATGAGTGAGTCTGAGTTGAACCCTGAGGCTACAAACAGGTGGAAGAGTGGGGTGGAGAAGCGTTCCAAGCAGGAGGAACAGTATGTGCAGAAGCCCTGACTCAGAAGGGAGCTGACCTATTTAAGTAACAGAAGGTGGCGACCAAGGGCCAGGAAATGGGCTCTGAGTAGGAGGTGGGAAGAGGGCACATAAAGGTTTACAAGGGCAGCAAAAACAGGAACCCACTCGTGGCAGTGGCCAGCCGCCCTGGGTGTTGACATTGCTGCTTTTGGGGTGGCAGCTCTGCTCACCACTGTAccaccaaggcttttgtttgtggGAGTGAGAGCGACAGAATCGACTCAAGGTGTTTGGGGTGAATGTTTGAGTGCCCCGAGGTATTTCATGTCCCAAGTAGGTGACAGTTGTTTGCACCCACTGAAGTTTAGATCTGGAGGCTTTGCAGCCTCGTTCAGCTAGTGCCTGAAGGAGAATGAGGAGTCTATAAAGTCACCCTGCCTAATCTGGTTACAGACTAAGAGGTCATGGATACCCTGAACAAGGTAAAGCCTACAAAGCCTGCGCTTTAAGAACTTGGgaaagccctgaccagtttggctcagtggatagagcgtcggcctgcggactgaagggtcccaggttcgattctggtcaagggcatgtaccttggttgcgggcacatccccagtagagggtgtgcaggaggcagctgatcgatgtttctctctcatcaatgtttctaactctctgtccctctcccttcctctctgtaaaaaaatcaataaaaaagaacttgGGAAATACTGAGGGAGACTAGCAATGTCGCTGAGGCATGGGAGTCCATGTTGTCTCCCTCTAAACATAAATGCAAAGAGAAGTCGCAAGCCAGGATGCATGGGATGGAAAAGAAAGCTGAGCAGAAGCAATGACTGTAAACCAGTCTGTGTCAGCAGGAATTGCTGTGAGCGCAGACTGCAGGGTGACGAGGAATTACAAAAGAGCTTACATTGTGCAAGGCAGTAGATTTGATGCTCTTCTGAATCAAACTTCCCTTCTGTTACAAGTAGGACTGAAGGGCTGCAgggtgaggaagaaaaggtaagAACGGCTTGCTGTTGAGGAGtcttacaggtttgattccttgttACCGAGAGGATGAATGAGACTAGAAATGAACTAGAGTTGGGCTACAGGTGAGAAAGGGTCTATTCCTTTTCCGGACACTGCGTATAAGTTCGGCACTCCGTAGTAATGCAACCCCATTTGCATATGAGCCCCAAAGACTAATCAGAACATATCTTAAGGTTCAGTCAGTCCTCTTCAGATGAATTTATATCCAGAAAGTAGGAAGTTTGAGGTTTGATCTGAGGGCAGGGACATAAAAAACATCTTGGTGGTGTTTTTTATTACATTAtggtgagaaggctaaaaagggctaattccaatgtaaccctgatatttgggggctaGCCATTGGAATCCACGCctgcaagctcagtgtacattcttgataacctataattaagtcactacctccttcccagatactggtcttgcagaacctgttgcagaggccataaaactgtgaacagtgcactgccccggagggagggttattaacgctggccaTCAGATATGAGCTGGAGACCCCTAACatctgggggccttcttgcaaggccctcGAAAAGggccggaagcataatccatgtttgtgggacaaagaccacagggagatataaagagAAGCCCTGCGtgtttcttcactcagatttggaaagttattccctgagtccgccggcGTATTAAACAGggtccctccttttctttaaagcatcgcttggtttttctttggtcttctgcaacaatggTGGCATTGAATTTCCATATCAAACCTACCTGAAAGTTTTGCAGGTGAGGAATCCGGAACTAGGAAGGCCTGGGGGATGAAAGAGAGCCGAAGGCTATCAGAGCGGCCTGCGTTGAGGCAATAAAACAGGTTGCCCAGAGATTCCCGACAGCTTGAAGGGATTAGAGGCCGTGGGTAGAGACAAATCCTCTGAGCCGATGGTAGGAAAAGTTGCACCCATGTCAGGGGAGAAATCCAGTTCCTGGTCCTCTGTTTTAAGTGAAGTGGCCAGAGCTGGGGTCTGCCTGGGGATGGAAGTCCTCGATGGGGAATTGCCCCTCAGAAGGGGAAAAAGAACCccctgaggcccaggcctggTAGCACAattgggttagagcattgtccccataggccaaggttgtgggttcaatccccggtcagggcacataaaagaatcaaccaatgaatgcacaaataagtgggaaaattcagtgtttctctctatcccctttcctctctctaaaatcaatcagtaaaagtacattttaaaaaggaccCTCTGGGGTCTAGGGAGCGTGTCATTTGAGCTTTCCTTTGAAGAGCGGGGCAGTGTTTGCCCCATGTCCGGGCTGCTGACAGCATCTGCACTGTCTTGAGACAAACAGGTAAGGCGTCTGTTCTGTGGTTGCCATGGTGAGAAAGGAGGATGGGCTTAGAGTCAGCTTCTGTTTTTCTAAAGACTCAACTTGCAAGGTGGGGACTGTTGATTTTTTAAGAAtgcttttatggatttcagagagaggaagggagagagagggatagaaacatcaatgatggcagagaatcattgatcggcttcctcctacaacaccccccccccccaacctccccccccccccccacacacacacacactgtggatcga is a window from the Eptesicus fuscus isolate TK198812 chromosome 21, DD_ASM_mEF_20220401, whole genome shotgun sequence genome containing:
- the BLOC1S3 gene encoding biogenesis of lysosome-related organelles complex 1 subunit 3, yielding MASQGPRRRPPRRPETVVRGEAAETDSELSASSSEEEELYLGPSGPTRGRPTGLRVAGEAAETDSDPEPEPTAAPRDLPPLVVQRETAGEAWGTEEAPAPAPARSLLQLRLAESQARLDHDVAAAVSGVYRRAGRDVAALASRLAAAQAAGLAAAHSVRLARGDLCALAERLDIVASCCLLPDIRGVPGTEPEQDPGPRA